ATTATCATAATTGAAATTAACTTCATAACCCTTGTAAGTATGGTCTGCAAGATTTTTTAACACCAAATTCTGATTTTCAAAAAGAGGAAATACATCGTCTTTAATTTTCCGATCGAAATATTCTGCAGTCAAATTCATTTTATAATTAATCATAAATTTGAATCCTGTTTTCCATTCTTTCACATTAATATTGGTGAGATTTTTAAATGTTTCGACCTCTTTTAAAGGAAAATAAAACCGGGAATCCTGGGCAGAAAACTGAGTTGTTGTATACGAAGAATATGATTTTGAAATTTCCGGCTCGGCAGCTAATTGCGTGTAAGCTCCCAAAACCTGAAAGTCGGTATTATTCCAGCCAAATATATCTTTAAATGTAAAATATCCGTTTGCCTTTGGCAACCAATAATTGTTTTTTAGAGAAGTATTTGAAATATAAAATGAGTTTCCAAGATTTACTCCGAATTCTATATCATTATAATTGTCGTAATCTAAATTATAATTGAAAATATAATCCTGCGATTTTCTCTGATAAAAATAATTACTGTCTAAAATATGACTCACATCAATTTTACGGTCATTTAAAATATGATTTAAACCAAATTTATTCGTCAAATGTCTTCCCTGAAATTGATAACTCGCAGAAATATTTGAATTATAAAACTCATTTTTCTGATTTCTTATATTGTAAAGTCCGTTTTGGAAACCAGTTGTTGAAATCTTATAGACATCACGATACATTACATCCTGATTGTCATAAGCTTGACTGATATTGAATTTAAAACCTCTCCACTGTCTGCTCAGATCAAAATTAAGCTGTCTTACATTTTCGTAATAGTTGTACTTACTTTCCTGCCTAAAAAGAAATTCGGGGTTGTCTGCAAACAAACCGTAGCTTCTCTGTAAGCCGTTATTCAGATAAGCATTCTGGTGATTTGAAAAAGAAACCGGAGCCAGAAGAGAATTCTGATACGACCGATTGAAAAGTCCGATTCTATTGGTATTTGTCGCTTTATTTTCTTCATAATTAAACCCTGCATTGATTTTAAATTTTAAAATTTCAGTGCTGAATTTTGCTTTAAAAGAATTGACAATATCAAACTGATCCACAAAATACATCTGATCTTTTTGTTGCCCGATACTTAACGAAAGTCGTGCATCTTCATTATAACCACCACTTTTAATGATTGCATTTACATTCAACTGATTGCTATAACCAACTGTCGTTTTGAAGAGATTGTTATTATAAGCCTTTGCAGGGGAAATTCCGTCAGATAAATTGATTAATTTTCCGTTAATATCATATTCGTAAGGTTGTCCGCTATAACCCAACGTTGAAATATCGGGTCCGAAACTGAACATTTCGCCCATTTCAGGACCTTTCCAAACCAAAGAACCATTTTCTGACCTTCCCTGAACATATCTGTTTTGAGTTTTAGGAATACGGTTCCGATTTTTTATATCCAATGAGGTGCTGAAACTTCCATTAAAAACAAGAAATTTTTCAGGCTGCCTTTTAAGTTTATACGTAGAATCTGACTTTAATTTTAGTTTTCTGACCGCAGAAACACCATATCCAGCATTCTGTCTTAGAGAATCGTAAGATCTCTCAATACTGAAGTCATCTGCTTTAGGCTTTTTAATCAGATTGTCATAATCTTTTGAACTGATATTTTCAACTGATTTTCTCTTTATTTGCCTCTCAAGAATATTTTTTAATTCATAAACGCCATAAACAACCTGAATATTTTTGCCGTTATTCCAAACCAAGGTATCGCTTACATCAGCCTGAATAATCGCAAAACCTTTTTCATCCGTCAATTCATAAACTCCCTTGTTTTTATTGAAAATTTTTAGGAAGTTTTGAGGCTTCTTTTTTTCATTATAAAATGTACCTGAAAAATAACGTTGAGAATCCTGCGAAAATGCAAACTGGACTGCAAAAACAGGCAATAACAGATAAACTTTTTTCATCTTTGATAATATTTCTAAAAATAGAGAAAAAAAAGAAATCTCCGAAGAAATTTCTTTTTTTGCGCCTGCATGTTATTAATTTTTAATCACTTTAAAAGTTTCCCATCCTTTTTCTGTTCTGGCTCTGATGAGATAAACACTTTGTGGATAAGATGAGATATCAATAGCACTTTTTCCGGATAGCTTTTCTTTTTTCATAATAATTTTTCCAGCCAAATCAAAGACGTATAGCTCATCAACCGGAAGATCTGAAATAATGTTTATCGGACCTTTGGTAGGATTTGGAAAAACTTTTATTTGATGCTCAGTTTCGCTAC
Above is a genomic segment from Chryseobacterium geocarposphaerae containing:
- a CDS encoding TonB-dependent receptor, with the protein product MKKVYLLLPVFAVQFAFSQDSQRYFSGTFYNEKKKPQNFLKIFNKNKGVYELTDEKGFAIIQADVSDTLVWNNGKNIQVVYGVYELKNILERQIKRKSVENISSKDYDNLIKKPKADDFSIERSYDSLRQNAGYGVSAVRKLKLKSDSTYKLKRQPEKFLVFNGSFSTSLDIKNRNRIPKTQNRYVQGRSENGSLVWKGPEMGEMFSFGPDISTLGYSGQPYEYDINGKLINLSDGISPAKAYNNNLFKTTVGYSNQLNVNAIIKSGGYNEDARLSLSIGQQKDQMYFVDQFDIVNSFKAKFSTEILKFKINAGFNYEENKATNTNRIGLFNRSYQNSLLAPVSFSNHQNAYLNNGLQRSYGLFADNPEFLFRQESKYNYYENVRQLNFDLSRQWRGFKFNISQAYDNQDVMYRDVYKISTTGFQNGLYNIRNQKNEFYNSNISASYQFQGRHLTNKFGLNHILNDRKIDVSHILDSNYFYQRKSQDYIFNYNLDYDNYNDIEFGVNLGNSFYISNTSLKNNYWLPKANGYFTFKDIFGWNNTDFQVLGAYTQLAAEPEISKSYSSYTTTQFSAQDSRFYFPLKEVETFKNLTNINVKEWKTGFKFMINYKMNLTAEYFDRKIKDDVFPLFENQNLVLKNLADHTYKGYEVNFNYDNIFRSPDFAIGSKASFFKYRDVVNRVNSGYNNLMISGFSNIYKTLSEGQVLGVIVGSYYERNAEGKMIIDDNGYPIKASGTKIIADPTPDFVMKFSHNITYKMFALDINWEWKKGGQVWNGTQAALDYYGRSQASGDERNIKNYVFEGVNSNGNVNQIPVDFYNPNQSVSENRWTRYGFLGVAENYVQKSDYVRINDITFSAYFDVGKFRRALGVSFYVNNIFLWQANNGVDSDQNFYDFDNSRGLDFFNLPSFKTYGCTVSFKF